In Trichoderma asperellum chromosome 1, complete sequence, a single window of DNA contains:
- a CDS encoding uncharacterized protein (EggNog:ENOG41), which translates to MQLADLTMSPGSGREIIETYQPSLRIRIQTFRTEQTVIFYFEKERDFDHAILMLKRIGFRVQHGIPLELHTCTTTKRDPISSHHFGRWWIGGLNNCVVLSRPKRAR; encoded by the coding sequence ATGCAACTGGCAGATCTCACCATGTCACCAGGCAGTGGAAGGGAAATTATAGAAACGTATCAGCCGTCTTTGAGAATAAGGATCCAAACTTTTCGGACGGAGCAGACTGTGATATTTTATTTCGAAAAGGAACGAGACTTCGATCACGCTATACTTATGCTCAAGCGCATTGGATTCCGCGTCCAACATGGCATCCCGCTTGAGTTGCATACTTGCACCACGACGAAGCGCGACCCTATATCATCACATCACTTCGGTCGTTGGTGGATTGGCGGGTTAAACAACTGCGTGGTTTTATCTAGGCCCAAGAGGGCACGATAG
- a CDS encoding uncharacterized protein (EggNog:ENOG41), whose translation MASFKHIALLGKGMLGSAVLSQLLDQGFDVTLFTRSKSSVKDLPSGVQVAEVDYSSLSSLIDALKGKDAVVSTVAPAAIPEQKIIIDAAIEAGVKRFIPADFGALSTDPLAKDLPIHIPTTQIRQYLAEKAADGQIEYTVFSNGLFMELIFSVPFFFDHVNRKVELVDNGENPFSVTTVASIAKAVTNLLKNPEGTENRIIFIHDMTVTQAQLVRLVKKHLSPEPEWTETKVDAAAELQKSLESFAREGFNLVNGAGLLRSALCGGKYASAYKNVENERFGLELWTEKELDAFVASKIQ comes from the exons ATGGCTTCATTCAAGCATATCGCCCTCCTTGGT AAAGGAATGCTCGGTTCTGCTGTCCTGTCACAGCTACTTGATCAAGGCTTCGATGTCACCCTATTCACTCGCTCCAAGTCCTCCGTCAAAGACCTGCCTTCAGGAGTTCAAGTTGCAGAAGTCGACTACTCTTCGCTCAGTAGCTTGATCGATGCTCTGAAGGGCAAAGACGCGGTGGTTTCTACCGTAGCTCCAGCAGCTATACCGGAGCAGAAGATTATCATCGATGCTGCTATCGAGGCGGGCGTGAAGCGATTCATCCCGGCGGACTTTGGAGCACTATCTACTGATCCCCTTGCCAAAGATCTCCCAATCCATATCCCGACGACACAAATACGACAGTATTTGGCTGAAAAGGCAGCAGACGGCCAAATCGAGTATACCGTCTTCTCCAACGGCCTTTTCATGGAGCTGATTTTCTCcgtccctttctttttcgatCACGTCAACAGAAAAGTCGAGCTGGTTGACAACGGCGAGAATCCCTTCAGTGTCACTACCGTAGCTTCCATCGCGAAGGCCGTCACGAATCTGTTAAAGAACCCGGAAGGGACCGAGAAccgcatcatcttcatccatgaCATGACTGTAACGCAAGCACAACTTGTGAGGCTGGTCAAAAAGCACCTATCGCCTGAGCCAGAATGGACCGAGACAAAGGTGGATGCTGCAGCCGAATTGCAGAAGAGCCTCGAAAGCTTTGCCCGGGAAGGATTCAACTTGGTGAATGGAGCCGGTTTGCTGCGGTCAGCTCTCTGCGGCGGGAAATATGCGAGCGCGTATAAGAACGTGGAGAATGAGCGGTTTGGTCTGGAGCTTTGGACCGAGAAGGAGTTGGATGCGTTTGTTGCTTCGAAGATTCAGTAA